Proteins from a single region of Apium graveolens cultivar Ventura chromosome 7, ASM990537v1, whole genome shotgun sequence:
- the LOC141673311 gene encoding secreted RxLR effector protein 161-like, which translates to MGKKFEMTDLGRLSYYLWIEVNQQGSYIELKQSGYVTKLLEKSGMIECNPTLYPIDPKEEITRDESGRTVDATKYRSIVGGLCYLVNTRPDIGFSVGIVSRYMERPTILHMNAVKRILRYVKRTVQYGLIYARNSGNNVATGFSDNDLGGMSNDRRSTSGFVYYLNDSLISWVSQKQRVVALSSCEAEFMAATAAACQGISVRNVMGKSQENPLVR; encoded by the coding sequence ATGGGGAAGAAATTTGAGATGACAGACCTTGGGAGACTCAGCTACTATCTGTGGATTGAAGTGAATCAACAAGGTAGCTATATAGAGCTAAAACAATCTGGGTATGTAACTAAACTTCTAGAAAAGTCAGGCATGATTGAATGCAATCCTACGTTATACCCTATAGACCCTAAGGAGGAGATTACCAGAGATGAAAGTGGGCGAACAGTAGATGCAACGAAGTATAGAAGTATTGTTGGTGGTCTTTGTTACTTGGTAAACACAAGGCCAGATATAGGCTTCTCTGTGGGGATAGTAAGCCGGTATATGGAACGTCCTACGATTCTTCACATGAATGCAGTTAAAAGGATTTTGCGTTACGTTAAAAGAACAGTGCAGTATGGGTTAATTTATGCTCGAAACAGCGGAAACAATGTGGCCACAGGTTTCTCAGACAACGACCTGGGAGGAATGAGCAATGACAGAAGAAGTACTAGTGGATTTGTTTACTACTTAAATGACAGCTTGATTTCATGGGTTTCGCAGAAACAACGGGTGGTAGCTTTATCGTCATGTGAAGCTGAATTTATGGCTGCTACAGCCGCCGCTTGTCAAGGAATTTCGGTGCGAAATGTTATGGGAAAATCACAGGAGAACCCATTGGTCCGATAA